The Bdellovibrio sp. NC01 genome includes the window CCTAGCGTGGGCAGCAACGGTTGCCCTGTCGAATGCCCTTGGGTGGCCAATGCAGATTTCGCTTAATTCCGTTTTGCTGTCGTTCTTCTTCTCAGCATTTATCGGAATTGTGTTTGGGATTTATCCAGCGAAAAAAGCCTCTGATTTGCATCCTATCGAAGCGTTAAGATACGAATAGCTTAAGCTAATACCAATTCCGGATTTTCTGCTGGGGCGACTCGTGCGAGCAAGGCCGCTTTGAATTCGGCTGGTTTTTTTAAGATTTTGATTTCATCAAAAACGGCTTTGGCTTCTTGGTTTTTAAGCGACAAAGCTTTTAGCCACTGTTTGGTGCGCGATACTGCGAAGTAGTCGTTGATAAACAAAGTGGAAGCGTCGAAGAACTGTGGTAGCAACGGTTTGGCGCGCTCCCAATTCATGGTTTCAACGGTTTCGTTATTCAAGCTTTGTTTGATTTGATTAAAGATAAAAGGATTTGAAAGAACCCCACGGCCGATCATAAATTCATCGCAGGCTGTGACTTCACGGCAGCGATTGAAATCTTGCACGTTCCAAATTTCGCCGTTGGCGATAATTTTAATTTTCGAACGTTCTTTGATTTGTGGAATCCATTCCCAATACGCAGGTGGTTTGTAACCATCGGTTTTTGTGCGGCAGTGGATTGTTAACCACGTGGCATTCGCTTCTTCAACGGCTTTTGCAATTTCAAAACATTTCGATGGATCGTCAAAACCCAAACGAATTTTTGCGGTCACTGGAACGTGTGCGGGAACGGCTTTACGAACGGTATCGACGATCGTAAAAACGCGGTCACACGATTTCAAAAGACTTGCGCCACCATCATGGCGGTTGACCGTTTTAGCAGGGCAGCCGAAATTAAGATCAACGCCCAAGGCGCCAAGTTTGACTGCACGTTGCGCATTCAAAGCTAGGGGCT containing:
- a CDS encoding tRNA-dihydrouridine synthase, with translation MSASDVKLFLAPMEGVVDWVMRDTLTRIGGIDQCVTEFLRVTDRLHPESVFYKNCPELKTGSRTRWGTPVFVQLLGGHAEPLALNAQRAVKLGALGVDLNFGCPAKTVNRHDGGASLLKSCDRVFTIVDTVRKAVPAHVPVTAKIRLGFDDPSKCFEIAKAVEEANATWLTIHCRTKTDGYKPPAYWEWIPQIKERSKIKIIANGEIWNVQDFNRCREVTACDEFMIGRGVLSNPFIFNQIKQSLNNETVETMNWERAKPLLPQFFDASTLFINDYFAVSRTKQWLKALSLKNQEAKAVFDEIKILKKPAEFKAALLARVAPAENPELVLA